A region of the Candidatus Korarchaeota archaeon NZ13-K genome:
GAAGCTCCTATCCAGGCCGACGCAGACATCCCCCTCCTCCGATATCTCAATACCGGCCTCCTCCAGCTCCCTGAGGAGCCCGCTCTCCCCTATGACGTAGCACCTCCTGAGGCCCAGCTCGCTCGAGATGCTGGCCAAAACGCTCGCGCTCGTGAAGACATCACCCTCGGAGACCCAGGGGATGCCTATCGATCTGAGCTTGGCGGCAAGATCCCTCCTGTGTCTGGTGGAGTTGTTGGTCACGAATGCGATATCGATAATGCCCCTGAGGGCATTGACGGCCCTCACCGAGCTCTCTATTGGCTTACCGTCCAGCCAGATGACCCCATCTATATCAAGTATGAGGAGATCATACTCGCTCAAGTTCGGCCCGGGCACGTGAGGAGATCAACCTCCCCCTGCATTCCTCGCAGGGCAACCAACCCTTCCTGTCAACCTCCCAAACGGAGTTGCTGAAGCTCATGACGCACCTCGCATTCCTGCAGTGGACCAGCCCCAGCATGTGACCCAGCTCATGGGAGGCCTCCTTCAGTATCCTCAGGAGGAACAAGCCATCGTTCTCGCTGTTACCGTAGAAAGCGGGATTCAGCCTCGCTATGTAAACTGCCCCGAATCTACCTCCAACCTCGGCCTGGCCGAAGACGAAGTTGGTGCCGAGGGAGCGGGCATCACCCTCTACCAATGCCAGAACCCTCTCATCCCTGTTCCACCTATCGATGGCTCTCAGGTAGTTGAGGAAGGCCTCGCTCATTATCTGAGAGCCTCCCTTTGAGTAGACGAAACTCGGGATCTTCAGGGGGTTCTGGTCTATCCTCACCTCAACCGGATAGGCCCTAGGGAGATTATCCTGGAGATGCTCCAGTATCCAGTAGTAGACGAAGCCGGCCGGGACTATCCTGACTGGGATCCCTTCCATCATACCCCGATCCTCCGGGGGCGGCATCCTTAAAAAAGCGGTGTTCATGCGTTCATCATCGCATCCACGGAGTTTCCTCCTCCATAACCTTTTGGCAGGGCTATTGGGTCATGGGTGGCGGTCTGGCCCAATGGAACGATCGCATTCTAGCTTATAGCATCTCTCATTCCCAGATGGGCTCTTGGGAGGATGCTTCCCTCATATTAACCCTCCGAGGGCATTCGAATTCAACACATATAACTTCCCGAGCATCAAGTACTTCGATGCGTTAAGGCCCCAGATGGGCCATCCAGCGAGAGGTCTTAATGGCATCCAATAAGGGAAAGTCCCCTAGAGGGAAATAGCGAGACTCTCCTCAGGATCCCTCGGCCCTTCCCCTACCGACCCCTGAGTAGCCCCCAGATCAGGCCGAGGAGGAACCCGCCCAGGTGAGCCAGAACATCCACGTTCGCTGAGAAACCACCGAATATGACGAAGATAGCTATGAACAAGGTTGAGGGATTGAGCCTCCTCGTGAACCTGTACTCCATTGCCATCATGTAACCGAGGAGCCCCATGATCGCGCCTGAGGCCCCGACGCCCACGGAGAGCTCATCCACGAGGGCCGAGAGGAGGTTGCCGGAGAGTCCCGAGAGGAGGTAGAGGGCCGAGTACCTTGACCTCCCTAGGGAGATCTCGACGATCCGTCCGAGCACGTAGAGGGCATACATGTTGAGGAAGAGGTGCAGGAGGTTGGCGTGAAGGAATATTGATGTGAGGAGGGTCTCGTACCTACCGCTTACCAGGTAGGAGCCGGAGCTGCCGTATGCTATGAGGATCGACTCGTCCGCCCTGACTAGGCCTGGGGATGTGAGGAAGTAGACGCCCGAGTTGAGGCTTATCAGGAGGGAGGTTACCTCCGGGACGTTGAAGTACCTCCTGAGGAGGATAATCGATGTGAGGAATGAGAAGATCCCGGTGAGTGAGCTGATCAGAGTGATCATTTCACCACCTCATTAAGTACCTCATGAGCTCCGCGGTTGCGAGGAGGGATGCCTTCGGTCTTGAGATCAGGAGCTTAAGAACTTTAGCCTTGGGAAGCGCCCTCAACGGAAGGGCCTGATGATCCGTCTCGAAGATCTCCAGGACCTCCTCATGCTCCCTCAGGTCCCTGAAGAGGGAGTCCAGCTGCCTGGCGGACAACCCCTCCAGGTATCTCCTCAAGGCCCTTCCCAAGACCACCTCATCCCCGTTGATCCTCCACCAGTTCCTCTCGTAGGAGATGAGGGCCTCATCCATGCTATCCCAAAATCTCCCCAGAGCATCAGCCAGTAGCTTCGCGGCCCTGACCGCGAAGAGAACTCCACCCCTGCTCAGGGGCTTCACCTGGCCAGCCGCATCCCCCAAGAGCGCGAACCCCTTGCCCCGGAACCTTTCCCTGATCCTCCTCGGGATTACCTTCCCCTCGAGCCTCCCCAGGGAGGTTCCGCACTCCCCGATTATTAGGTCCCTGAGGGGATCCCGGGGATCCCCTATGGCCCCCACCTTCGCGTGACTCCCCCAGGGCTGAATCCAGGAGAACTTGCTTCCCCCCAGAAGCCTGACAACGTAGCCATCACCCACGCTGAAGCCGCACTCAAGCTGGAGGCCCAGCTCCACCTCCAAGTCAGGGAGACCATTCGCCCGGGCCACTGACGAGAGCGTCCCATCTGCCCCGACTATGAGGCTGAATGAGACGACACCCCCCTTTATGAGGGCCTCGTTCCTTGAGAGGAGACCCTTGAAGGGTGTCGACAGCATGCCCCTTGCTCCAAGGGAGAGAGCGAGCTCCCAGGTCTCCTTATCCATCTCCGACCTGTTCACAACCTTGGCCAGGGGCTTGGATACCTCCAGCTCCACCCCGCCCGGGGACACGAACTTGGCTCGGTTCACCTCGGAGAGGACCCAGTCCTCCGAGAAGAGGACAAGCTCCCTGAGGGCGTCGAAGCCAAGGATCCCGGAGCAGTGATGGGGATGCCCCGCCCTCCCCTTTCTCTCAACCATGATAACTTCGAATCCCTCCTTGGACAGGAGCGAGGCCAGCGTTGATCCGGCTATCCCACCGCCCACTATGAGGACATCGGCCCTCAAGGGGATTACCTTTCCAAGAGGGATTCGAGGTTCTCCGGGACCCTACCCTGAAAGAGGAGCCTGCCACCCATTATGGCTGCCGGGACCCTTTTGATGCCGAAATCCTCTATCATCTTGAGGCCCTCGCTCTCGAGGGCCGACACCTCCCTGAAGGAGTAGCCCCTCATCGAAGCCAGCTTCCTGAGCCTGACGGCCGTCTCAAGGGATTCAGGACATAGGGGAGATACAAGCAGTACCAGCTCCCTCACTTCTTCGCCCTCAGCCTTCTCCTCCAATTGGGGTCACCCAGCACGTAGGTGTAGGGTCTGACCTTATCGTTCTTCACCAGCAGGCCCTCAAGGAGCAGTTCCCTTATGTACTTCCTCACGGTGACCTCGCTCAGGTTCAGCTCGTTGGCGATCTCAACGGGCTTCATCTCCCTCCCATATTTCTCCAAGAGCTCCAGTATCCTGTACTTCCCGACCATCGGGGGCTCCGTCCTCTCCAAGGACTCCGCGATCTCCTTGTAGAAATCCCTCTCAGCCCTTGCCTTTGCTATCTCACTTATCAGCTCCCTGTAACGCTCCTCGCACCCTCTTATTAGCTCGCCTCCGGAGTCTGCGGTTTCCGGGGTCCACCGGAGGTACCTGTGCAGGTCATTGGAGATCCTCCTAACCACCTTGCTGTAGATGGAATCCAGAAGATCCCCGACGAACCCCACTATGGCGTTGACCTCTTCCTCATCCAGCTCCCTTATGCTGCCCGACTCCATGAGAAACCTCACATCCTCTGAGAAGTGGCTCAGAACCTCCTGCTTCTGGGATACGAAGAGCTCGTAGAGGCTATCCGAGAGGAGCCTGGGTATCTCCCTCACGACCTCCAGCATCCTCCTGTAGGAGTCCGAGAGCCTGTAGAAGGGAGTGTCCTCGTAAGGATAAATCTTATTCAGATAATTCATGTGATCGTTATACTTTGTCTGAATCACATTTGTAAGCATTATTCCATTCCCCTCCATTATCCCGCTTCCCGGGCCCATGTCCGGGCCCCTTCCCCTTACTGGGCGGGCTCATCTATATAACTTCGACTAGTCGTCTCATTTCAGCGAGGCCGGTTTTACTGAAAAATCTATTCGGATTTTGTCGATCCTTGGAGCGTAGCTTGAGACCACTCTGTAGCCGACGGACCTGACATCCAACCCCAGGGAGAGGGCCTCCCTCCTGAACAGGGCCTCGGCCTCCCTCAGGGCGCCCTCACCCCCCCAGTAGTAGAAGTGGATGAACCCCCCATCCCCGGAGAGGGCGATGAGCGCCTGCCTCACGTAGGAGTAAGCCCCGAGGGGGAGGGGCATGATCACCCTGTCGAACCTCCCGCTCATCGCCGGCACGACGTATGCCACGTCCCCCTCCACGGGGAAGATCCTGTGGCCCAGCCTGTTGATCCTCACGTTCTCCTGGAAGTACCTGACCGCTATAGGATTTATCTCAACTCCGACCACCTGAACTCGCCTCCTCATCGCTATCGCTATCGCATACGGTCCAACCCCTGCGAACATGAGTAGGATGAGCTCCCCGTCTCTGCAAAGCTCTGAGATCATCTGTCTCTCAGCGGCCTCCCTGGGGGAGAAGTAAACGAGCCTTGGATCGAGCTTGAGCCTGTAGCCGTGCTCCTTGTGGATGACCTCCGTCTCCGGGGAGCCAGCTATGAGCTCCAGGGGCCTGACCCTGTGAGCCCCCTCACGCCCACCAGACTTCCTGAGGACGGACTTCACGTGGGGGTGTCTCCTCATCACCTCCCTGGCCAGCTCCAGGGGGTCAGCTCCCTCCGGCACCTCAACTATGGCAACGGCCCCCGTCTCCCTGGAACCTATGAGATCGTAGGCTATCCTCAAACACCGTACGCCCTCCTAGCATTGGTGGTGGTTATGTAAGCGACCTCCTCGGGACTCAAACCCTTCAGCTGAGCTATGAAGTTCGCTGATCGAACTATGTTAGCTGGCTCGTTCCTCTCGCCAGGATCGGGGGAGAGCACGGGGGAATCGGACTCCAGAACCATGCTGTCCATCGGCGTGGCCTCGGCCACGGATCTCACGTTGGAGGACCTCAAGACGTTGGTTGGCACGCTGATGAACCATCCCCTCCCAGCGGCGAACTCCACATCGCTCTGCTTCCCGCCGAATGCGTGCAAAATCACCCTAGTAGCTCCCTCCTCATCAAGCAACCTCAGTACCGGTCTCTGAGCCCAGAGGCTGTGAACTACAAGGGGCTTATCGATCTCCTCGGCCAGCCTTATGAACCTCCTGAAGACCTCCTTCTGCCTCTCCTTCCCTGGCCCTCCCATGGAGGCCACCCTGTAATCCAAGCCCACCTCCCCGACAGCCACTATCTTATCGTAGCTGGAGGTTATCAGCTCCATAACCCTGTTGACCTCATCCTCATCCCGATAATCGCTCACATCAAGCCCTATGGATATGCTGACGAGATCGCTCCCATCGAAGTGGGAGAGGGCCTTGACGGCTTCATCGAAGCCCAGGGGGGAGGTGACAATCCCGATCAGGCCCGCCTTCCTGGCCCTAGCCAAAACCTCCTCCCTATCCTCGTCGAAGGACACGTCCTCCAGGTGGCAGTGGGCGTCGAAGAGTATCATGCTAATCACCAGAGAGCCTCTCCCTAAGCCTGCAGAACGCGCATATCCTTCCGGAGGATGGGTAGCCGCACCTCTCACAGAGCCTAAGGTCCCTCTCCGGGTGATCCATCCTCTTGGCGAGCTCCCTCAGGCTCAATACCATGTTGACGAGGGAGGGCGGCCACCTCCTCCTCAGCTCGTACAGCAGCGGCTTGATCACGGCCTGCTTATCCACTCCCTCATTGGGGCACTTGGTCCTGCACGTCGGCAAACCCTTCAGCTTGACGTAGTTCATGGAGTCGGAGTCGCTCAGCCAGAATAGGGGCTTGACCCTCCCAGCCATCCTGAACTGGGGGATGGGTTCCGTGACTGAATCGTACTGGTGGAGGAGGTAATCGAGGGAATGAGTTATCAGATTGTTCAGGCCGAAGTAGGCCATGTCATCAAGGTTGTGCCCGGTGGCCACGTAATCGTAGCCCCTCTCAACGGCGTGCCTATTTAGGAGGTACCTGTTGACGACCCCGCAGACGAAGCAAGCAAGCCTAGGATCCCTGGGTACCTCTATCCCCCAGTCCCTCAGCTTTATCACCTCACCTCTCACGGATAGGCTTGATGTGAGTTCCTCGAAGACCCTCAGGCAATCCTCGGATCCCGTGTCTATGATGACGGCCCCCAGTCTCAGGTCGTACTTGCGAGCCAGGAGGCTCGTGGAGTGGATCGCCGCCACAGAGTCCTTTCCCCCTGATATCCCGAACAGTAGGGAGCTCCCCCTCCTCAACCTCCTGAGCACACGATCCACCCTCTTGAGGAAGTACCTCTCGAAGTGCTCCTCGCAGAGCCATGATCCCAGGTTCTCAACGTGGACACTCGCCTCCCTGTCGCAGTGAGAGCACCTCATTCCCATACCTCGCGAGGACCCGCGGATCAAATTTATATAATTCTCCGGGGGCGCGTGATGCCGAGGGGCCGTGGCCCAGCCTGGCGTCCCCCTATGATATGGGGGCACTGCCCTGGAAAGGTAGGGCGGCGGGCTCCAGTCCCTGGAGCAATGAGGGGGACACCCGTAGGACGTGGGTTCGAGTCCCACCGGCCCCACCACCCCATCAGGGGGAGTGGTTCCGACGAACATTGCGGTCATCAGGTCCAGAGACCCCAGAGTGAGGGAGGCGGTGAGGTACACACTGGACTCGCTGGGGCTCTTCTGGGAGGAGGTTCGTGAGCCGGACCCGATAAGGCACATGGTCTCGATATTCCCTGAGGAGGCGGAGTTCGTCCCCGTGGTGACGCCATCGATATTCGTGGGCAGCACGGCCTTGACCTACTTCGGCGGTGATAAGGTGGAGATGAAGAAATCCCCTCCCATGCCGGCCGGGTTCCTGGAGATCGGCAGGGAGAAATCCCCTTTCTTCGGCTCAAAGTACACCTTCGACTGCGAGCGACTGTCGAGGACTAATCCAGTCTTCAGGAGGGACAATCACGTGCTGATAGGCTACGACCTCTTCAGGACGGTGGCCTACTTCCTCGGAGGAGCCGAGCTGTCGCTGGGGATGAGGGGGGTTAAGACCCCGGACAACAGGATAAATCTGAACGCGATATCTGAGATAAGAGGGGTTCAGACGAGCGTGCCCACCGTGGACGTCCATGCGAAGCTCATTCTAAGCTCACTGCTGCTCCTTCACAGGATGGAGGGACTCCCCATGGTCCTGAAGAGGATATCTCCCCCCGGGAGGAAGGGGGCGCTGGCGGTATCCGTCCCGATACTCAGGGTGAGGAGGCAGAGGTCGATCCTCGCCAGGATAAAAGATTTCTTCAGAAAAAGGGAGATATGGGTGGAGAGACTCGGGAAAATGGATAAGCCCCTGGCATTCTTCGCCGGGAGGGGGGAGGACTACAGACCTTCAGAGATAGGAGAGATACTGACTTCGATTGAGGAGAACGGACACGAGGTTGGGCTTCTTGCCTCTCCCAAGGCATCAGTTAACCAAGACGCTATGCTAGATGAGTACAGGGAGCTGGCGGAGGTTCTCAGGAGGGGAGACCTGGGGATCAGGTTCAGGATCATAGAATCGACCGTAGTGGATGCCTGGGAGTCGGCCTCATTCGTCAGGGCGAAGTACACATTGGTTGGCGATCTCCTTCAAGGTTT
Encoded here:
- a CDS encoding Zn-dependent protease — its product is MNTAFLRMPPPEDRGMMEGIPVRIVPAGFVYYWILEHLQDNLPRAYPVEVRIDQNPLKIPSFVYSKGGSQIMSEAFLNYLRAIDRWNRDERVLALVEGDARSLGTNFVFGQAEVGGRFGAVYIARLNPAFYGNSENDGLFLLRILKEASHELGHMLGLVHCRNARCVMSFSNSVWEVDRKGWLPCEECRGRLISSRARAELERV
- a CDS encoding rhomboid family intramembrane serine protease; translated protein: MITLISSLTGIFSFLTSIILLRRYFNVPEVTSLLISLNSGVYFLTSPGLVRADESILIAYGSSGSYLVSGRYETLLTSIFLHANLLHLFLNMYALYVLGRIVEISLGRSRYSALYLLSGLSGNLLSALVDELSVGVGASGAIMGLLGYMMAMEYRFTRRLNPSTLFIAIFVIFGGFSANVDVLAHLGGFLLGLIWGLLRGR
- a CDS encoding NAD(P)/FAD-dependent oxidoreductase translates to MPLGKVIPLRADVLIVGGGIAGSTLASLLSKEGFEVIMVERKGRAGHPHHCSGILGFDALRELVLFSEDWVLSEVNRAKFVSPGGVELEVSKPLAKVVNRSEMDKETWELALSLGARGMLSTPFKGLLSRNEALIKGGVVSFSLIVGADGTLSSVARANGLPDLEVELGLQLECGFSVGDGYVVRLLGGSKFSWIQPWGSHAKVGAIGDPRDPLRDLIIGECGTSLGRLEGKVIPRRIRERFRGKGFALLGDAAGQVKPLSRGGVLFAVRAAKLLADALGRFWDSMDEALISYERNWWRINGDEVVLGRALRRYLEGLSARQLDSLFRDLREHEEVLEIFETDHQALPLRALPKAKVLKLLISRPKASLLATAELMRYLMRW
- a CDS encoding winged helix-turn-helix transcriptional regulator codes for the protein MGPGSGIMEGNGIMLTNVIQTKYNDHMNYLNKIYPYEDTPFYRLSDSYRRMLEVVREIPRLLSDSLYELFVSQKQEVLSHFSEDVRFLMESGSIRELDEEEVNAIVGFVGDLLDSIYSKVVRRISNDLHRYLRWTPETADSGGELIRGCEERYRELISEIAKARAERDFYKEIAESLERTEPPMVGKYRILELLEKYGREMKPVEIANELNLSEVTVRKYIRELLLEGLLVKNDKVRPYTYVLGDPNWRRRLRAKK
- a CDS encoding class I SAM-dependent methyltransferase family protein — protein: MRIAYDLIGSRETGAVAIVEVPEGADPLELAREVMRRHPHVKSVLRKSGGREGAHRVRPLELIAGSPETEVIHKEHGYRLKLDPRLVYFSPREAAERQMISELCRDGELILLMFAGVGPYAIAIAMRRRVQVVGVEINPIAVRYFQENVRINRLGHRIFPVEGDVAYVVPAMSGRFDRVIMPLPLGAYSYVRQALIALSGDGGFIHFYYWGGEGALREAEALFRREALSLGLDVRSVGYRVVSSYAPRIDKIRIDFSVKPASLK
- a CDS encoding TatD family deoxyribonuclease is translated as MILFDAHCHLEDVSFDEDREEVLARARKAGLIGIVTSPLGFDEAVKALSHFDGSDLVSISIGLDVSDYRDEDEVNRVMELITSSYDKIVAVGEVGLDYRVASMGGPGKERQKEVFRRFIRLAEEIDKPLVVHSLWAQRPVLRLLDEEGATRVILHAFGGKQSDVEFAAGRGWFISVPTNVLRSSNVRSVAEATPMDSMVLESDSPVLSPDPGERNEPANIVRSANFIAQLKGLSPEEVAYITTTNARRAYGV